Proteins encoded within one genomic window of Lynx canadensis isolate LIC74 chromosome B2, mLynCan4.pri.v2, whole genome shotgun sequence:
- the ERMARD gene encoding endoplasmic reticulum membrane-associated RNA degradation protein isoform X7 — MDVLKVFLGSPRGLNLRNILWHGFASPHEVPPKYCSMMTLLTAGLGQLLKSYLQQTKFALVHRPFRALPDLEDLAVFPDMTSEVLPVLEEVMKKSTFILKIMLPYWEEALIRFKAHRFADCAVLLLPQLETGLRRVFAIVNKCPQRLLTAESTALYTTFDEILAKHLSDGKLNQLPLFLGEPAMEFLWDFLNHQEGPRVRDHLSHGEINFPEFPKEAANQLLAFSTVLLLRFVDEGLLSVLKEKAATRSLVGVAENYRAHVHPVSQLRKQVLSCEKSLGAWPLLSLPAEAEEAARLEGHSETDACNSLLTEIMSELCHHLPEDHRVTRGLDSLPAEKWPQVIRELCGTPVPTLFCPRTVLEVLTVLRNITAHCARVSSQVAASAELRQRQWVERRLRSRQRQTYLHMLSSIKLLSPVLYLILLLIALELVNIHVVHGKNTCEYQQYLKFLKSILQYTENLVVYTSQERNKWNEAIVLTRTALLKIWTFSEKKQMLIHLARKSTSKGVP; from the exons ATGGACGTACTGAAAGTCTTCCTTGGATCTCCACGCGGGCTCAATCTGCGTAACATCCTGTGGCATGGGTTTGCGTCCCCTCACGAAGTCCCTCCGAA ATACTGTTCGATGATGACGCTGTTGACAGCGGGCTTGGGTCAGCTGCTAAAGAGTTACTTGCAACAAACTAAATTCGCATTGGTGCACCGACCTTTCAGAGCTCTTCCAGACCTTGAGGATTTGGCCGTTTTCCCAG ATATGACTTCTGAGGTACTTCCAGTGTTAGAAGAAGTGATGAAGAAATccacttttatattaaaaatcatgttgCCGTACTGGGAAGAGGCGTTAATCAGGTTCAAGGCACACAG GTTTGCTGACTGTGCCGTGTTGTTACTGCCGCAGCTGGAGACGGGACTCAGGAGAGTGTTTGCCATCGTTAACAAGTGTCCACAGAGACTTCTGACGGCTGAG tCAACAGCTCTTTATACCACCTTCGATGAA ATATTGGCAAAGCACTTGAGTGATGGTAAACTCAATCAACTTCCTCTTTTCCTTGGAGAGCCTGCAATG GAGTTTCTTTGGGATTTCCTGAACCATCAGGAGGGTCCTCGTGTAAGAGACCATCTGAGCCACGGGGAGATCAACTTCCCCGAATTTCCAAAGGAAGCGGCGAACCAGTTGCTTGCATTTTCCACCGTGCTTTTACTCCGATTCGTCGACGAAGGCCTGTTGTCCGTGCTTAAG GAAAAGGCGGCGACAAGGTCACTGGTCGGTGTCGCCGAAAACTACCGTGCTCACGTCCACCCGGTGTCTCAGCTGAGAAAACAG GTGCTGAGCTGTGAGAAGAGCCTCGGGGCTTGGCCCCTCCTGTCTTTGCCCGCAGAAGCTGAGGAGGCTGCCAG ATTAGAAGGTCATTCTGAGACCGATGCCTGCAACTCTTTACTTACAGAAATCATGTCTGAGCTGTGTCACCACCTGCCTGAGGATCACCGTGTCACTAGGGGCTTGGACAGCCTTCCTGCTGAGAA GTGGCCCCAGGTGATCCGTGAACTCTGCGGCACCCCCGTGCCAACTCTGTTCTGTCCCAGAACCGTTCTGGAAGTGCTCACTGTCCTCCGAAACATCACCGCACACTGTGCCCGCGTGTCCAGCCAGGTCGCTGCCTCTGCGGAGCTCAGACAGCGGCAGTGGGTGGAACGGAGGCTGCGCTCCCGGCAGAGACAGACGTATCTGCACATGCTGAGTAG TATTAAGCTTCTGTCTCCTGTGCTTTACCTGATTTTACTGCTGATTGCGCTGGAATTGGTCAACATTCATGTGGTTCATGGAAAAAATACTTGCGAATATCAACAGTATCTAAA gTTCTTAAAGTCGATCTTGCAGTACACGGAGAACCTGGTGGTTTACACCAGCCAAGAGAGGAACAAGTGGAATGAAGCGATCGTTCTTACGCGTACAGCTCTGTTGAAAATTTGGACTTTCAGTGAGAAGAAACAGATGTTAATACATTTAGCCAGGAAATCCACAAGTAAAGGGGTTCCGTGA